In Shewanella sp. VB17, a single genomic region encodes these proteins:
- a CDS encoding LysR family transcriptional regulator encodes MIQFTFAQLTTFAAVCQHGSFAKAARVLGKDRSTLSEHVSNLEISLGVILFDRTSNSPQLTNEGSQIYHQAILLLRNASELEQTAINILSKEGKEFTISLDTTVPDMLIYNVNKSVSLQFVDTIFNWVHYDRDNAFNLLLEGEIDILIMLPNESTRLVIPPKGIGHCALGNLPGAFYSGANSPLQQLDSVSVQDLQLEKRYVLKNFVDAGLSDSNRFSNYQQIIDKEELLLRLLEDSGWAFLPKHLVKKTKNNIVELQTNFLNDVWQIRYLLLYRNTKGKIIPEIVNEIKNQFRIMASEN; translated from the coding sequence ATGATACAATTCACTTTCGCTCAATTAACCACTTTTGCTGCAGTATGCCAGCATGGTTCATTTGCTAAAGCAGCTAGAGTACTTGGAAAAGATAGATCCACGTTGAGTGAGCATGTTAGTAACCTAGAAATCAGTCTTGGAGTCATATTATTTGATCGTACAAGCAATAGTCCTCAACTAACTAACGAAGGTAGTCAAATATATCATCAAGCTATCTTATTGTTACGGAATGCTTCAGAGTTAGAGCAAACTGCAATTAATATACTATCTAAAGAAGGAAAAGAGTTCACCATTTCTTTAGATACGACAGTGCCTGATATGCTCATTTATAATGTCAATAAATCTGTTTCTTTACAGTTCGTTGATACTATATTTAATTGGGTTCATTATGACAGAGATAATGCTTTCAATCTGTTATTGGAAGGTGAGATTGATATACTCATTATGCTTCCAAATGAATCAACAAGGTTGGTGATCCCACCGAAAGGGATTGGACATTGTGCTCTTGGTAACTTACCTGGCGCTTTTTATTCTGGTGCTAATTCTCCCTTACAACAGCTGGACTCTGTCTCTGTTCAGGATCTTCAATTAGAAAAAAGATATGTATTAAAGAATTTTGTGGATGCAGGTTTAAGTGATAGCAACAGATTTTCTAATTATCAACAGATCATTGATAAGGAGGAGTTATTACTCAGGCTATTGGAAGACTCAGGTTGGGCTTTTTTACCCAAACATTTGGTAAAAAAGACGAAAAATAACATTGTAGAGCTACAAACCAATTTTCTAAATGACGTATGGCAAATCCGTTACCTACTGTTATACCGTAATACTAAAGGAAAAATAATACCTGAAATAGTCAATGAAATCAAAAATCAGTTTAGGATTATGGCTAGTGAAAATTGA
- the bamC gene encoding outer membrane protein assembly factor BamC, protein MLKQVTPLVLLAAVTACSSPVDRRQANGGDEYIHAAIEPTLNIPDGLKTPVYSKEYAIPQLGSKSNQALVGRMLDIRPPLQVLPMAEGTHVEESSDNIKIVVESIDNDIDLKQELYDVLTAYLASKSIAILSEDYQKGLIETDWIENKEVMESNLWGSDDIYLLSQRYQFHVDVRPHGRSGNISIDLIDHKESFDGEQQDIVLTGEDRRRYTIDMLNNAIAYMSVKRAQSIKAKRIKESLGIDISVVKGSGLDIKSDDFIASYWLADAAFKQTWDRLRIVLPELGFDIVDMDSSKGLYYINVNDDSGFWSSLWSEKELPIQEGSYRLQLKENATKDKTEIYLHDDEDKAVDNVVVEAVYEGLAELMKEDRKVR, encoded by the coding sequence ATGTTAAAGCAAGTGACTCCCTTAGTTTTACTCGCAGCTGTGACCGCTTGTAGTTCACCTGTGGATCGCAGGCAGGCCAATGGCGGTGATGAATATATTCATGCAGCGATAGAACCGACACTGAACATTCCTGATGGGTTAAAGACGCCAGTTTACAGTAAAGAATATGCCATTCCTCAGCTTGGTTCTAAAAGTAATCAAGCATTGGTTGGCAGAATGTTGGATATACGCCCGCCATTACAAGTACTGCCAATGGCTGAAGGGACGCATGTAGAAGAAAGCAGTGACAACATTAAGATCGTCGTTGAATCTATTGATAATGACATCGATTTGAAGCAAGAACTTTATGATGTATTAACCGCTTATTTGGCCAGTAAATCCATTGCTATTTTAAGTGAAGATTACCAGAAAGGACTGATTGAAACTGACTGGATAGAAAATAAAGAAGTGATGGAATCGAACCTATGGGGCAGTGATGACATTTACTTATTGAGTCAGCGTTATCAATTTCATGTCGATGTACGTCCCCATGGCCGCAGCGGTAATATCTCCATCGACTTGATTGATCACAAAGAGAGTTTTGATGGCGAACAACAAGATATCGTGTTAACCGGTGAAGACAGACGTCGTTACACTATCGACATGCTTAATAATGCGATTGCTTATATGAGTGTTAAGCGGGCTCAGTCGATAAAAGCTAAGCGCATTAAAGAAAGTTTAGGCATTGATATATCTGTGGTTAAAGGCTCAGGACTTGATATAAAGAGCGACGATTTTATCGCATCATATTGGCTTGCCGATGCTGCATTTAAGCAAACGTGGGATCGCTTGCGAATTGTGTTACCTGAGCTAGGTTTTGACATTGTTGATATGGATAGTAGTAAAGGTCTTTATTATATTAATGTTAACGATGACTCTGGTTTTTGGAGTTCTTTGTGGAGTGAAAAAGAACTGCCTATCCAAGAAGGTTCATACCGTTTACAACTAAAAGAAAATGCCACTAAAGACAAAACCGAAATTTATCTACACGATGATGAAGATAAAGCGGTAGATAATGTGGTTGTAGAGGCTGTTTATGAAGGGCTTGCAGAACTAATGAAAGAAGATCGTAAAGTGCGTTAA
- the dapA gene encoding 4-hydroxy-tetrahydrodipicolinate synthase: MINGSIVALITPMNCDGTVDYNSLEQLVEYHVNEGTDAIVAVGTTGESATLSIPTHTEVVSQTVKFAAGRLPVIGGNGGNATSEAIELTKAQSKLGVAAMLGVTPYYNKPSPKGLIAHYKAVAASTDIPQILYNVPGRTAVDMLPETIAELVSVPNIIGVKEATGDLSRVKRLRELCGNDFLLYSGDDGTAREFLSLGGDGVISVANNIVPKQFKLMCDAAISGDFQAAMAAEDSIKGLFSALFCEANPIPVKWAAHRMGLISQGYIQLPLTELSTEFHGQLLDAMRHARIEVN, translated from the coding sequence ATGATAAACGGAAGCATCGTAGCCTTAATCACACCAATGAATTGTGATGGCACAGTAGATTACAACAGTCTTGAACAGCTAGTAGAGTACCATGTTAATGAGGGGACTGATGCCATTGTAGCGGTAGGCACAACAGGTGAATCAGCCACATTGTCCATCCCGACGCACACAGAGGTGGTCTCGCAAACTGTTAAGTTTGCTGCCGGCAGATTACCCGTGATAGGCGGTAACGGCGGCAATGCAACCTCAGAAGCGATAGAGTTAACTAAAGCACAATCCAAATTAGGTGTCGCCGCGATGTTAGGTGTCACCCCCTATTACAATAAACCTAGCCCTAAAGGTCTTATTGCACACTATAAAGCAGTGGCGGCGAGTACTGATATCCCGCAAATATTATATAATGTGCCAGGGCGTACTGCTGTTGATATGCTGCCAGAGACGATCGCTGAGCTGGTGAGTGTACCCAATATCATCGGAGTTAAAGAAGCTACAGGTGATTTAAGCCGTGTTAAGCGTTTACGTGAATTATGCGGCAATGACTTTTTGCTATATAGCGGTGATGATGGCACAGCCAGAGAATTCTTATCCCTTGGTGGTGATGGTGTGATTTCAGTGGCCAATAACATTGTTCCCAAGCAGTTTAAGTTAATGTGTGATGCCGCCATTTCAGGGGATTTTCAAGCTGCGATGGCTGCTGAAGACAGTATAAAGGGACTTTTTTCTGCCTTATTTTGTGAGGCAAACCCTATTCCTGTAAAATGGGCTGCTCATCGAATGGGGCTGATAAGTCAAGGGTATATTCAATTACCTTTAACGGAACTTTCTACAGAGTTTCATGGTCAATTATTAGATGCAATGAGACATGCTCGAATAGAGGTTAATTAA
- a CDS encoding glycine cleavage system protein R has product MSNHLVITAMGVNRPGIVSKFARLASECDCDVVDSRMALFGSEFTLIMMLSGSWASITKMESTLPSLSVELELMTVMKRTSKHTAQHYVSRLEVTFNGKDKRGTMKKITQFLAERSLDLAAMRSHAEEDKNGDPTQAVFLTINVPEKIELDKLELSIHELAQDMSLNCTIERMQEFTAAQA; this is encoded by the coding sequence ATGTCCAACCATCTTGTTATTACTGCTATGGGTGTTAATCGTCCAGGTATTGTCAGTAAATTTGCAAGACTTGCCAGTGAATGTGATTGTGATGTCGTTGACAGTCGCATGGCCTTATTTGGCAGCGAATTCACTTTGATCATGATGCTTTCAGGTTCTTGGGCCTCTATCACTAAGATGGAATCAACCTTGCCCAGTTTGAGTGTTGAACTTGAACTCATGACCGTCATGAAGCGTACCTCTAAACATACCGCTCAACATTACGTTTCTCGCCTTGAAGTAACCTTCAATGGCAAAGATAAACGTGGCACCATGAAAAAGATAACTCAATTTCTCGCTGAACGCTCATTGGATCTTGCAGCCATGAGGTCTCACGCCGAAGAAGACAAAAATGGCGATCCCACTCAAGCTGTATTTTTGACCATTAATGTACCTGAAAAAATAGAACTCGATAAGCTTGAACTCAGCATCCATGAACTTGCACAAGACATGTCGCTCAATTGCACTATCGAGCGTATGCAAGAATTCACCGCTGCACAAGCATAA
- the bcp gene encoding thioredoxin-dependent thiol peroxidase, translating into MKTLVVGDLAPLFTLNNQQNELVSLKNCLTQGRVLVYFYPKASTPGCTVQACGLRDSKSELEKLNITVLGISPDPVTKLTRFSDKQTLNFSLLSDESHSVADDFGVWGEKKFMGKIYDGIHRLSFLIGQDGKIAHVFDKFKTKDHHQVILSHLTENSL; encoded by the coding sequence ATGAAAACATTAGTTGTAGGTGATCTCGCGCCTTTATTTACATTAAATAATCAACAAAATGAGCTTGTTTCATTAAAAAATTGTCTCACACAGGGGCGTGTACTTGTCTATTTTTACCCTAAGGCTTCAACGCCTGGATGCACTGTTCAGGCTTGTGGATTAAGAGACAGCAAAAGTGAGCTAGAGAAACTGAATATCACAGTGTTAGGGATAAGCCCAGATCCTGTGACTAAACTGACGAGATTTTCAGACAAACAAACACTCAACTTTTCCCTACTTAGTGATGAAAGCCACAGTGTTGCCGATGATTTTGGCGTATGGGGGGAGAAAAAATTTATGGGTAAAATTTATGATGGTATCCACCGATTGAGTTTCCTTATCGGACAAGATGGGAAAATTGCTCATGTGTTTGATAAATTTAAGACCAAAGATCACCATCAAGTTATACTATCCCATCTAACAGAAAATTCACTTTAA
- a CDS encoding LysE/ArgO family amino acid transporter: MQAFIQGVGIGASLIMAVGAQNTFVLKQGLTRGHSLPIAGLCSLIDALMITAGVTGLGHLIVTFPLIKDIASLGGGIFLLVYGAQALKSSFYSHYLTEEGIKGVETLKVAILTTLGISLLNPHLYLDTVVLLGSISTQFEGPDRYFFGAGAVSASFIWFFSLSFGARYLRPLFQKPKAWCYLDRCIFVIMWAMAWGLIWPYLC, encoded by the coding sequence ATGCAAGCATTTATTCAAGGTGTAGGAATTGGCGCAAGCCTTATCATGGCTGTAGGGGCACAAAATACATTTGTATTAAAACAGGGATTAACGCGAGGGCACTCACTGCCGATCGCCGGTTTATGTTCTTTAATCGATGCTTTGATGATCACCGCAGGTGTTACTGGGTTGGGGCATCTTATTGTCACTTTTCCGTTAATTAAAGATATTGCTAGCCTAGGTGGAGGTATTTTCTTGTTGGTTTATGGTGCGCAAGCATTGAAGTCATCATTTTATTCTCATTACTTGACAGAAGAAGGAATAAAAGGGGTTGAAACATTAAAAGTGGCAATATTGACGACATTGGGTATTAGTTTGCTCAATCCGCATCTTTATTTAGATACCGTGGTACTTTTGGGGAGCATTAGTACTCAATTTGAAGGACCAGATCGTTACTTCTTTGGTGCCGGAGCTGTGTCAGCATCATTCATATGGTTCTTCAGTCTTAGTTTTGGGGCGAGGTATTTACGGCCTTTGTTTCAAAAGCCTAAAGCCTGGTGCTATTTAGATCGATGTATTTTTGTGATCATGTGGGCCATGGCATGGGGCTTGATTTGGCCTTATTTATGCTAA
- a CDS encoding LysR family transcriptional regulator ArgP: protein MFDYAQLHALAIVISEGGFERAAKILCVSQPAVSQRIKQLEEKIGQALVIRSTPVEATPIAKRLLRHYSQVQLLESELRIEMDVDDPNLPTIVKIAVNADSLATWFIPALSEVFKRHQWLLELIVDDESYTHNLLKNGEVVGCVTTTQTALAGCNSEYLGEMEYLCVATPDFVKQYFPVNITHSSLEKAPAVIFSTKDKLHEKYLFQYFKMKAGSWLEHKIPSSESFLEAIIQGMGYGLVGHLQAKPLIDKGILVEITPNKRKRIPLYWQHWNLTAKQTTLIYRSLAMTAKHSLCHRSPS from the coding sequence ATGTTTGATTATGCTCAATTACATGCCTTAGCCATTGTGATCTCTGAAGGAGGATTTGAACGTGCTGCTAAAATACTGTGTGTTTCACAACCTGCTGTGTCTCAGAGAATAAAACAGTTAGAAGAAAAAATAGGTCAAGCTTTAGTGATCCGTTCTACACCAGTGGAAGCTACGCCTATCGCAAAACGTTTATTGCGCCACTATTCTCAGGTTCAATTATTAGAAAGCGAATTGAGGATTGAAATGGATGTCGATGATCCTAATTTACCGACCATCGTCAAAATTGCTGTTAATGCTGACAGTTTAGCAACCTGGTTTATCCCTGCGTTATCAGAGGTATTTAAACGCCATCAATGGTTGTTAGAATTAATTGTCGATGATGAGTCCTATACTCACAACTTATTAAAAAATGGTGAAGTTGTGGGCTGCGTCACCACAACCCAAACAGCATTAGCTGGCTGCAATAGTGAATATTTAGGTGAAATGGAATACCTGTGTGTCGCGACACCTGATTTTGTCAAACAATATTTCCCCGTCAATATCACTCACAGTTCACTGGAAAAAGCGCCTGCAGTGATATTCTCAACCAAAGATAAACTGCATGAGAAATACCTGTTCCAATACTTCAAAATGAAAGCGGGAAGTTGGCTCGAACATAAGATCCCCTCATCAGAGAGCTTTCTTGAAGCCATTATCCAAGGAATGGGGTACGGTTTAGTTGGCCATCTTCAAGCTAAGCCATTAATCGACAAAGGCATACTGGTAGAAATCACCCCAAATAAAAGAAAACGCATTCCTCTTTATTGGCAGCACTGGAACCTAACAGCCAAACAAACCACCCTGATTTATCGTTCACTGGCAATGACAGCAAAACACTCTCTTTGCCATCGTTCACCGTCCTAA
- a CDS encoding AI-2E family transporter, whose translation MLALLTSWYKERFSDPQAVTLVFILMGITLAIYFAGGLLAPVIVALVLAFLLEWPLVQMLKLGINRTTAASLVLLIFIGLMLLIILGLVPSIWKQGVELITDFPTMLDKGLITAQSYLNMYPQFVSPDQLDIMVGELKKMLDTEHLVDIGKQILGYSASLLVLMVYAILVPLLVFFFLKDKAQLLKGSKRFIPTNRQLARKVWYEMHQQIFNYIRGKVIEIVIIGVASYIFFAVMDLRYAALLGVLTGFSVLIPYVGATLVTLPIALVAFFQWGITPEFGYLMLGYGIIQALDGNLLVPLLFSDAVDLHPVFIIAAVLVFGGLWGVWGVFFAIPLASLVKAVLNAWPTPASQLEEPLNDTVKR comes from the coding sequence ATGTTAGCTTTATTAACAAGTTGGTATAAAGAAAGGTTTAGTGATCCACAAGCTGTGACATTGGTGTTTATTTTAATGGGAATAACACTGGCGATTTATTTTGCTGGTGGCTTATTGGCGCCTGTCATCGTTGCCTTGGTGCTGGCATTTTTATTGGAGTGGCCTTTAGTTCAAATGTTAAAACTTGGGATTAATAGAACCACTGCAGCATCACTTGTATTATTGATTTTTATAGGGTTAATGCTACTGATAATATTAGGGTTAGTGCCGAGTATCTGGAAACAAGGCGTGGAGTTAATCACCGATTTTCCTACCATGCTAGATAAAGGCCTGATAACGGCCCAAAGTTACTTAAATATGTATCCGCAATTTGTGAGTCCTGATCAGCTTGATATTATGGTTGGTGAGTTGAAAAAAATGTTAGATACGGAACACCTTGTCGATATCGGTAAACAAATATTAGGCTATTCGGCTTCATTACTGGTGTTAATGGTTTACGCTATTCTTGTTCCACTGCTAGTGTTTTTTTTCTTAAAAGATAAAGCTCAACTGCTTAAAGGAAGCAAGCGGTTTATTCCGACCAATCGTCAGCTTGCTCGTAAAGTGTGGTATGAAATGCATCAGCAGATCTTTAATTACATCCGCGGTAAAGTCATCGAAATTGTGATTATTGGTGTGGCGAGTTATATTTTTTTTGCTGTTATGGACTTACGATACGCAGCGTTGTTGGGTGTATTGACCGGTTTTTCAGTACTGATCCCCTATGTTGGTGCGACATTAGTGACTTTGCCCATTGCCTTAGTGGCTTTTTTCCAATGGGGAATAACGCCTGAGTTTGGTTATTTGATGTTAGGTTATGGCATCATTCAAGCATTGGATGGTAATCTTTTGGTCCCCCTATTATTTTCTGATGCCGTTGATTTACACCCCGTATTTATTATTGCTGCCGTGCTCGTATTTGGTGGTTTATGGGGCGTATGGGGTGTCTTCTTTGCTATTCCATTAGCGTCATTAGTTAAAGCGGTGCTTAATGCTTGGCCAACTCCGGCTTCGCAGCTCGAAGAGCCGCTAAATGATACCGTTAAGCGGTGA
- a CDS encoding sulfurtransferase TusA family protein, translating into MDFIDLTSFRCPQALVKVKLALKTLNVGETLCVSLSDSGSRHDVPRFLNKAGYVYSEIDNDEHILTLKIQNVA; encoded by the coding sequence ATGGATTTTATTGATTTAACTTCATTTCGTTGCCCACAAGCATTAGTTAAAGTCAAATTAGCGTTAAAAACGTTAAATGTTGGTGAAACACTTTGCGTGTCATTATCTGACAGTGGATCTAGGCATGACGTTCCTCGATTCTTAAACAAAGCGGGTTATGTTTATTCAGAGATCGATAATGATGAACATATTTTAACACTCAAAATACAGAATGTAGCGTAA
- a CDS encoding M48 family metalloprotease has product MFSLTAPASLANNDLPDLGTAAVNTFSLEKETVFGDAYMRVIRSSAPMLNDPVLSQYLTELGNKLVAYATGVKTPFYFFLLRNDEINAFAFFGGHVGVHTGLFLNADTESQIASVLGHEITHVTQRHLARSLEAQNKSSTATIVGMLGAILLTIAAPQAGMAALATTQALSTQAKINYTRLHEKEADRLGMQILVNAGFDPNGAADFFAKLATRYRFTTSPPQMLLTHPLTESRITEARNRAAQYPHQYVPDNLNFQLAKSRIQVRFSSYSDAAALSLFDTQLAKQKYAFKNAALYGKALALFRVDRFKEAESIIDTLIKEDKNNLFYIDAKTDLLLQRKANEQAISLLENQKRLKPTSQVININLANAYIEAEQPEKSISLLEEQIFLDKQNQLPFFLLSDAYMKTGNKAMEHFAKAESMALGADYKTAIDQLNFAYQLTEDNPLQLARIEARIRQFKLAEKALEALK; this is encoded by the coding sequence ATGTTCAGCCTTACTGCACCTGCAAGCTTAGCCAATAATGATCTTCCTGATCTCGGTACTGCAGCTGTAAATACCTTCAGTTTAGAAAAAGAGACTGTTTTTGGTGATGCCTACATGCGAGTGATCCGCTCATCTGCTCCCATGCTAAACGATCCGGTATTGAGTCAATATCTCACCGAATTAGGTAACAAGTTAGTGGCTTATGCTACTGGCGTAAAAACCCCTTTTTATTTTTTCTTATTAAGAAACGATGAAATTAACGCATTCGCCTTTTTTGGGGGGCACGTCGGTGTACACACTGGTTTATTCCTCAATGCCGATACTGAAAGCCAAATCGCATCCGTACTCGGACACGAAATAACCCATGTCACTCAACGTCATTTAGCCCGTTCTTTAGAAGCACAAAATAAAAGTTCAACGGCAACAATCGTCGGTATGCTAGGAGCCATATTGTTAACCATTGCAGCCCCTCAAGCAGGGATGGCAGCACTGGCCACCACACAAGCATTGTCGACTCAAGCTAAAATCAACTACACTCGTTTACATGAAAAAGAGGCTGATCGCCTTGGTATGCAGATTTTAGTCAATGCGGGATTCGATCCTAATGGTGCAGCAGACTTTTTCGCTAAGTTAGCCACTCGATACCGATTCACCACCAGCCCACCACAAATGTTATTAACTCACCCTTTAACAGAATCGCGTATCACAGAAGCAAGAAATAGGGCCGCGCAATATCCTCATCAATACGTGCCTGACAATCTCAATTTTCAACTCGCTAAATCGCGGATCCAAGTCAGATTTTCCAGTTACAGCGATGCTGCTGCGCTTTCACTATTTGACACACAATTAGCCAAACAAAAATACGCTTTCAAAAATGCAGCGTTATATGGTAAAGCGCTGGCATTATTTAGAGTTGACCGTTTCAAAGAAGCTGAGTCCATTATCGACACATTAATCAAGGAGGATAAAAATAATCTTTTTTATATCGATGCTAAAACTGACTTACTGCTACAAAGAAAAGCCAATGAACAAGCCATCAGTTTACTCGAAAACCAAAAACGACTTAAACCAACCTCACAAGTGATCAACATTAACTTAGCCAATGCTTATATTGAGGCAGAACAACCGGAAAAATCAATTTCGTTATTAGAGGAACAAATTTTTCTCGATAAGCAAAATCAACTTCCTTTCTTCTTGTTAAGCGATGCCTATATGAAGACAGGTAATAAAGCAATGGAACATTTTGCCAAGGCAGAATCCATGGCACTAGGCGCTGATTATAAAACCGCTATTGATCAATTAAATTTTGCTTATCAACTCACAGAAGATAACCCTCTGCAACTTGCTCGAATAGAAGCGAGAATACGGCAATTTAAGCTGGCTGAAAAAGCACTAGAGGCGTTAAAGTAA
- the arsC gene encoding arsenate reductase (glutaredoxin) (This arsenate reductase requires both glutathione and glutaredoxin to convert arsenate to arsenite, after which the efflux transporter formed by ArsA and ArsB can extrude the arsenite from the cell, providing resistance.): protein MTQVTIIHNPRCSKSRQTLALLEENGCDIQVVEYLKSPLVSSEIEGLLMKLNLTAREIMRTKETEYKEQGLGELNLTEEQLIRAIAKTPALLERPIVLANNKAAIGRPPENVLSIL, encoded by the coding sequence ATGACTCAAGTTACTATCATTCATAATCCTCGCTGTTCAAAAAGCCGTCAAACTCTTGCTTTGCTTGAGGAGAATGGGTGTGATATTCAAGTGGTTGAATACCTAAAAAGCCCATTAGTGAGCAGTGAAATTGAAGGGTTATTAATGAAACTAAACTTAACCGCAAGAGAAATAATGCGCACTAAGGAAACCGAATATAAAGAACAAGGGCTAGGGGAACTAAACCTAACTGAAGAACAATTGATCCGCGCCATTGCCAAAACACCAGCACTACTTGAACGCCCGATAGTTCTCGCTAACAATAAAGCCGCCATAGGCCGTCCACCTGAGAACGTGCTTTCAATTTTATAA
- a CDS encoding DUF2069 domain-containing protein — translation MSSNTLFKLCRSGYLSLTILLSAWFIHQGINGEYSLIFSLLWIIPILLPLKGVIQGKPYTYAWGSFIICLYMLHGLTLLYVTEKYVFFALAEVLLLGSLLIGFPFYARIRGRELGLGLKKLKK, via the coding sequence ATGAGCTCTAATACGTTATTTAAGCTTTGCCGTTCAGGCTACCTATCGTTAACTATTCTGCTAAGTGCCTGGTTTATCCATCAAGGCATAAATGGTGAGTATTCATTGATTTTCTCACTCTTATGGATAATCCCTATACTATTGCCACTTAAAGGCGTCATTCAAGGTAAACCCTACACTTATGCATGGGGGAGCTTTATTATTTGCCTCTACATGCTTCATGGCCTTACTTTACTTTATGTCACCGAAAAATATGTTTTTTTCGCTTTAGCTGAAGTACTTTTACTCGGTAGCTTACTAATTGGTTTTCCTTTTTATGCTAGGATCCGTGGGCGTGAATTGGGTTTAGGGCTAAAAAAACTAAAAAAATAA
- a CDS encoding GMP synthase produces MKIGILQCDDVTETLQAKHGNYPLMFTRLLEGIDPQLVFRVFRVMEGDYPDSVDECDAYITTGSRYGVNDDDDWVIQFEHFVARLYARKKKLIGICFGHQMMVKALGGKVAKSPKGWGIGVATARVIERKPWMNDPVESISLIVSHQDQVVELPAHTEVIAASDFCPCYIIQISDHFLGIQGHPEFSKTYSQDLMNARRDRIPHQRIETGELSLLSPVDAQLVTRWLVNFLIQKD; encoded by the coding sequence ATGAAAATAGGTATTTTGCAATGCGATGATGTTACCGAGACACTGCAAGCGAAACATGGAAATTACCCTTTGATGTTTACTCGCTTGCTTGAAGGGATCGATCCACAATTAGTGTTTCGCGTTTTTCGCGTGATGGAGGGCGACTACCCAGATTCTGTGGATGAGTGTGATGCTTATATTACCACAGGGAGTCGTTATGGGGTCAATGATGATGACGATTGGGTGATCCAATTTGAACATTTTGTGGCAAGATTATACGCCCGTAAAAAGAAATTAATTGGCATTTGTTTTGGTCATCAAATGATGGTTAAAGCTTTAGGAGGCAAGGTCGCCAAGTCACCTAAAGGATGGGGGATTGGGGTGGCAACAGCGAGGGTCATTGAACGTAAACCTTGGATGAATGATCCAGTAGAGTCGATATCCTTAATTGTGAGTCATCAAGACCAAGTGGTTGAACTGCCTGCACACACCGAGGTGATTGCCGCCAGTGATTTTTGTCCATGTTATATAATACAGATAAGCGATCATTTTTTAGGTATTCAAGGGCACCCAGAATTCAGTAAAACCTACTCACAGGATTTGATGAATGCCCGCCGGGACAGGATCCCTCATCAACGCATTGAAACCGGAGAGTTGTCACTTTTATCCCCGGTGGATGCTCAACTAGTCACCCGTTGGCTGGTGAATTTTCTAATCCAAAAAGATTAA